A window from Methylocystis sp. MJC1 encodes these proteins:
- a CDS encoding PAS domain S-box protein, protein MIFQNDAVDKGVEVETFMIPFLDVLPQECLIFDQLGAVTAINKKWARNAAPTLFGVPLEIGLNLFEVFSASPQGSDDRRLLEGLEAVASGAVEEFHTAYAGSLAEEGQAFVIETRRLPPAQGGAILTRSKITASLTSEADLHESEAQFRAMFDLAGVGMAQGDAETGRLLRVNETLANMLGYETSELVGRAFGDFTYPDDRAGDWERFSRMKHGEAAIYDAEKRCLRKDGSHFWARVTATLIREPGKERPSAVAVVQDITLQRQVEGALRKGEERQAFLLKCADALRQIADPEKIQETACRLLAEHLRIDRVFCADIEGEELVIRGDCATGGRPFAGRTPIESLGEAALAAFRGGDAFAVEDISRDERFSAAERERLRSAGVTASLSAMLTKQGRWVSVLCAQHGAPRAWAPFETALIQEVGERVWAASERARAQETLRESEFRLQLALNSGNIGIYEWRIESEELIWDDWLRKKWGLPAGLATSYALFMQGVHAADRKHVQDAVDRALDPQGGGSFSLEYRLSRPDRAECWIATTGAVFFENGRPIRMVGTAQDVTERKRAEAERQKFVSLAEQSMEFIGICSTEFVPLYINPAGARLVGLDREKAPGTPIQDYFFPEDRAFVFNEFHSCVRRDGHANVEIRFRHFKTGEALWMLYNVFVLRDASGAPIGLATVSRDITARKRAEEALKAADRRKDEFLATLAHELRNPLAPIRNAVHILRHDVVEKTKGKRDLALLSMMDRQIEHLIRLVDDLLEVSRITRGKIDLKKRRVDLSEVLRHALETAQPMIDAGGHELKVELPSEPMELDADPVRLAQVFTNLLNNAAKYTEHGGVVELVAEQRGREAVIAVRDSGVGIPPEMLPRVFDLFTQVDRSLGRAQGGLGIGLALVKSLLGLHGGTVEAHSDGLGRGSVFLVRLPIDTQHNSEALMPATTGIEESGARRILVIDDDHDVADSLVMFLETFGADVRVAYSGPDGVDAVKAFEPELVFLDLGMPGMDGYETARRIRGLPNGAGVKLVALTGWGQDQIRDRAREAGFDRQLTKPAGLDALQELLGSL, encoded by the coding sequence TTGATATTCCAGAATGACGCTGTCGATAAGGGCGTGGAAGTTGAAACCTTTATGATCCCTTTTCTCGACGTGTTGCCGCAGGAGTGCCTGATCTTTGATCAGTTGGGCGCTGTCACTGCGATAAACAAAAAGTGGGCCCGCAATGCGGCGCCCACCCTTTTCGGCGTACCCTTGGAGATTGGCCTCAATCTCTTCGAGGTTTTCAGCGCATCGCCGCAAGGTTCAGATGACCGCAGATTACTCGAAGGATTGGAGGCCGTCGCCAGCGGCGCCGTCGAAGAGTTTCACACCGCATATGCGGGCTCTCTCGCGGAGGAAGGACAAGCTTTCGTCATCGAGACGAGGCGGCTGCCGCCTGCCCAGGGCGGAGCGATCCTGACGCGAAGCAAGATCACGGCTTCGCTGACATCTGAAGCTGATCTGCACGAAAGCGAGGCGCAGTTCCGCGCGATGTTCGACCTAGCCGGAGTCGGCATGGCCCAGGGCGACGCAGAAACAGGCCGGTTGCTGCGCGTAAATGAAACCTTAGCCAATATGCTCGGTTATGAAACATCCGAACTTGTCGGACGGGCCTTCGGCGACTTCACATATCCGGACGACCGCGCGGGGGATTGGGAACGGTTCTCTCGGATGAAACATGGCGAAGCTGCCATATACGACGCCGAGAAGCGTTGCCTGCGCAAGGACGGCTCCCATTTTTGGGCGCGCGTCACGGCAACCTTGATACGGGAGCCCGGCAAGGAAAGGCCGAGCGCGGTCGCCGTGGTTCAGGACATCACCCTTCAAAGACAGGTCGAAGGCGCTCTCCGGAAAGGAGAGGAACGCCAGGCCTTCCTGCTGAAATGCGCGGATGCGTTGCGCCAGATCGCCGATCCGGAAAAGATCCAGGAGACGGCCTGCAGGCTTCTTGCCGAACATCTGCGGATCGATCGCGTGTTCTGCGCCGATATCGAAGGCGAGGAGCTTGTCATCCGCGGCGATTGCGCAACGGGCGGGCGGCCTTTCGCCGGCAGGACGCCAATAGAGTCGTTGGGCGAGGCCGCGCTTGCGGCTTTCCGAGGCGGAGACGCCTTCGCCGTCGAGGACATATCAAGGGATGAACGTTTCAGCGCCGCCGAGAGGGAGCGTCTGAGATCGGCAGGCGTCACGGCGTCGCTCAGCGCCATGCTCACGAAGCAGGGGCGTTGGGTGAGCGTCCTCTGCGCGCAGCATGGCGCGCCGCGCGCATGGGCGCCTTTTGAGACCGCATTGATACAGGAAGTCGGGGAACGCGTCTGGGCCGCTTCTGAACGCGCCCGCGCGCAGGAGACCTTGCGCGAAAGCGAGTTCCGCCTGCAGCTTGCTCTAAATTCAGGCAACATTGGCATTTACGAATGGCGTATCGAAAGCGAGGAGCTGATTTGGGACGATTGGCTGCGCAAGAAATGGGGCTTGCCCGCCGGTCTGGCGACGAGCTACGCGCTGTTCATGCAAGGCGTTCACGCCGCTGATCGAAAACATGTGCAGGACGCGGTGGATCGCGCTCTCGATCCCCAAGGCGGCGGGAGCTTCTCTCTCGAATATCGCCTCTCGAGACCCGATCGAGCGGAGTGTTGGATCGCAACGACAGGCGCCGTGTTTTTCGAGAATGGCCGGCCGATTCGCATGGTTGGCACTGCTCAAGACGTGACGGAGCGAAAGCGCGCAGAAGCGGAGCGACAGAAATTTGTGTCGCTCGCAGAGCAGAGCATGGAATTCATCGGCATCTGCAGTACGGAATTCGTGCCGCTTTACATAAACCCCGCCGGCGCGAGGCTGGTCGGTTTGGACAGAGAGAAGGCGCCGGGCACGCCCATTCAGGATTACTTCTTTCCGGAAGATCGCGCCTTCGTGTTCAACGAGTTTCACTCTTGTGTCAGGCGCGATGGCCACGCCAATGTCGAAATTCGCTTCCGCCACTTCAAGACGGGCGAAGCCTTATGGATGCTTTACAACGTCTTCGTTCTTCGAGATGCTAGCGGCGCGCCGATCGGCTTGGCGACGGTGAGCCGTGACATAACGGCGCGCAAGCGAGCCGAGGAAGCGCTCAAGGCGGCAGACCGTCGAAAGGACGAATTCCTGGCGACGCTCGCTCATGAGCTGCGTAATCCGCTCGCGCCCATTCGCAACGCTGTCCATATTCTGCGCCATGACGTCGTCGAGAAGACGAAGGGAAAACGCGATCTTGCTCTCTTGTCGATGATGGATCGGCAGATCGAGCATCTGATCCGCCTGGTCGATGATCTGCTCGAGGTGTCTCGCATCACGCGCGGCAAGATCGACCTCAAGAAGCGACGCGTGGATCTTAGCGAGGTGTTGCGGCATGCGCTGGAGACGGCGCAGCCGATGATCGACGCCGGCGGTCATGAGCTCAAGGTCGAGCTGCCCAGCGAGCCGATGGAGCTCGACGCCGATCCGGTGCGCCTGGCTCAGGTTTTCACCAATCTCCTCAATAATGCCGCGAAATACACGGAGCACGGCGGCGTCGTCGAGCTCGTCGCCGAGCAACGCGGGAGAGAGGCGGTGATCGCCGTGCGTGACAGCGGCGTCGGCATACCGCCGGAAATGCTGCCGCGCGTTTTCGATCTTTTCACGCAGGTCGATCGCTCTCTGGGCCGCGCGCAAGGCGGTCTTGGCATCGGGCTTGCCCTGGTGAAAAGCCTGCTCGGATTGCATGGGGGAACCGTGGAGGCGCATAGCGACGGCTTGGGCCGCGGCAGCGTCTTCCTCGTGCGTCTACCCATCGACACCCAACACAATTCGGAGGCCCTCATGCCGGCGACGACCGGAATTGAAGAGAGCGGTGCACGGCGCATTCTTGTCATCGACGACGACCACGACGTCGCAGACAGCCTCGTGATGTTTCTGGAAACATTCGGCGCCGACGTGCGCGTCGCCTACAGCGGCCCGGACGGCGTCGACGCTGTGAAGGCTTTCGAGCCGGAGCTGGTCTTCCTCGATCTCGGCATGCCGGGCATGGATGGATATGAGACGGCGCGGCGAATTCGGGGGCTGCCGAATGGCGCAGGCGTGAAGCTCGTCGCGCTAACGGGATGGGGGCAGGATCAGATACGGGACCGCGCGCGGGAAGCCGGCTTTGATCGGCAGCTCACCAAGCCTGCGGGGCTCGACGCCCTGCAGGAACTGCTGGGTTCGCTCTGA
- a CDS encoding PAS domain-containing protein → MDAAQDAVLTMDGRGRILSANRAGAAMFDYPADEIIDMMAEPLFDLLADLKSPLIGRAEALCMEERKQSRSGARMDHPCS, encoded by the coding sequence ATGGACGCCGCGCAAGACGCCGTTCTGACGATGGATGGTCGAGGACGTATCCTTTCGGCGAACCGAGCGGGCGCCGCCATGTTCGACTATCCCGCCGATGAGATAATCGACATGATGGCGGAGCCCCTCTTCGATCTGCTCGCTGACCTTAAGTCACCTTTGATCGGGCGCGCCGAGGCCCTATGCATGGAGGAACGAAAGCAATCCAGAAGCGGCGCAAGAATGGATCACCCTTGCAGCTAA